The DNA sequence ACATCGTCGCGGACCTGGCCGCGCCCCCCGTCGCCGGCCCGTTCAGCGGCGCCCGGCAGGCCGGTCTGCGCGCCAGCGGCACGGTGATCCGGTTTCCCGGCTTCATGAAACTCTATATCGAGGGGCTGGACGATCAGGACGAGGAAAAGGAAGGGTTGTTGCCCGCCATGGGCGAAGGTGCCTCCCTCAAACAGCACGAGATCATCCCGGAACAGCATTTCACCCAGCCGCCGCCGCGCTACACCGAGGCCACCCTGGTCAAGACCCTGGAGGAGTACGGCATCGGCCGCCCATCCACCTATGCCTCGATCATGAACACCCTGGTGGAGCGCAAGTATACCCGCCTGGACAAGAAACGCTTCTTCCCCGAGGATGTGGGCATGGTGGTGAACGACCTCTTGACGGCCCATTTCGCGCGCTACGTGGACTACAACTTCACCGCCGGCCTGGAGGAGGAACTTGACCAGGTCTCCCGGGGCGAAAAACAGTGGAAGCCGCTCCTGAAGGAGTTTTGGGAGCCGTTCTCCACCCTGCTCAAACAGAAGGAGGGGGAGGTCAGCAAGTCCGACCTGACCACCGAGGCCATGGACGAGGCGTGCCCCGAATGCGGCAAGCCGTTGGTGGTCAAGCTGGGCAAGCGGGGCAAGTTCATCGCCTGTTCCGGCTTCCAGGACGGCTGCAAATACACCCGCAACATTGATGCGGAAAAAGGTGCCGAGTCGGCGGAGCCGGTCCTGTCCGACGAGAAGTGCGAAAAATGCGGCCAGCCGATGCTGATCAAGGACGGTCGCTACGGCAAGTACCTGGCCTGTTCCGGGTATCCGGCCTGCAAGAACATCCAGCCGCTGGTCAAGCCCCGGGGCACCGGCGTGGTCTGCCCGGAGTGCAAGGAAGGGGAGTTGACGGAAAAGAAATCGCGCTACGGCAAGATGTTCTACTCCTGCAACCGCTACCCCCAGTGCAAGTTTGCCCTGTGGGACCTGCCGGTGGAGCGGACATGCCCCAAGTGCGGCTTCCCGCTCCTGGTGAAGAAGATCAGCAAGCGCGAGGGGGAGTACGTCAAGTGCCCCAAGGAAGGGTGCGACTTCAAAGAGGGCGGCAAGGAAAAGAAATAAGTGGAAACTCTTACCATCATCGGCGCGGGTCTGGCAGGTTGCGAAGCGGCGTGGCAGGCGGCGCAGCGCGGCGTTTCCGTCGTCCTCCACGAAATGAAGCCCGAGCGTTTCTCCCCGGCCCACCATCTGGCGGGCCTGGCGGAGTTGGTCTGTTCCAACTCCCTGCGGGGGGATTCCCTTGAAAACGCCGTGGGGCTGTTGAAGGAGGAGTTGCGGCGCAGCGGTTCCCTCATCATGGAGGCGGCCGAAGCCACCCGCGTCCCGGCAGGCGGCGCCCTGGCCGTGGATCGGCAACTCTTCTCCGACTATGTCACCGCAAAGATCGCTGCACACCCCCTGATCCGCCTGGAGCGGGGCGAGGTTACCGACCTGCCCGCCGCCGGCACGGTGGTCGTCGCCTCCGGCCCCCTGACCAGCGATGCCCTGGCGGAACCGCTGGCCCGCTTGACCGGGGACCGGCTGTACTTCTACGACGCCATCGCCCCCATCGTTGCCGCCGACTCCCTGGACATGGCCACGATCTTCGCCGCCTCACGCTACGGCAAGGGGGACGGGGACGATTATCTCAACTGCCCCTTGAACGAGGCGGAGTACCTGCGGTTCGTGGATGAGCTGGTGAAGGGGGAAAAGGTCCCGGCGCGGGATTTCGAGAAGATCGTCCACTTCGAGGGGTGCATGCCGGTTGAGGAGATGGCGGAGCGGGGCGTGGAGACGCTCCGGTTCGGCCCGATGAAGCCGGTGGGGCTGGCCGATCCGCGCACGGGCGTGGAGCCCCACGCCGTGACCCAGCTTCGGGCCGAGAACCGGGAACGGACCATGTTCAACCTGGTGGGCTTCCAGACCAAGCTGACCTGGCCGGAGCAGCGGCGCATCTTCCGCATGATTCCGGGACTGGAGCGGGCCGAGTTCGTCCGGCTCGGCTCCCTGCACCGCAATACCTTCATCAATGCCCCGGCCCTGCTGCTGGAGACCCAGCAGCTGAAAAGCGACCCCCGCATCATCTTTGCCGGCCAGATCACCGGGGTGGAGGGGTATGTGGAGTCGGCGGCCAGCGGCTTCCTGGCCGGCATCAACGCCGCATGTCTCCAGCAGGGACGCCCCCTGCCGGTGCCCCCCGCCGAAACGGCCCTGGGGGCGCTGGTGCATCACATCACCAACGCCGACGTGCGCCACTTCCAGCCCATGAACGTCAATTACGGCCTGTTCCCCGAGCTTGCGGGGCGGGTGAAAAAGAAGGAAAAACGCCAGAAACTGGCGGAACGAGCCCTGGAGAAGCTTGAGGATTGGCGCGCCGGTTTGTAGGCGCCCCTACTCTCCGGCCCGGTACTCATCCAGCACGCTGATCTCCGCTTCAGCGCCCCCTCCTTTTGCCCGCCTGCCCAGATCCTCCGGCAGGATGGAAACGATCATCCCCCCCAGGATCAACAGAGCCCCGGCCAGACCATAGATGCCCAGCCGCTCGTTGATCGCGTACCAGGCGTACAGGGCCGCGAAAACCGGTTCGGTGCAGAAGATCAGAGCCGTGTTGGTGTGGCTGATGAAACGCTGCATGGACGTCTGCACCAGAAAGGCGAACACGGTTGCGATCAGCGAGCAGACGATCAGTGTCCACAGAAGCTGGGGATGCCAGATGAAGACCTGCTTGCCGCGGATAACGGCGCCGGCGGTACTCAAGAGGGCCACCATGCCCAACTGGATGGCGGTCAGCCAGTAGTAGTCGCTTTGGCGGGCGAACTCGCCGGTATAGATCAGGTGCAGCGAGACACAGAGGGCGCAGATGGCGGCCAGGATATCGCCGGTGGTCAAGTGCCAGGAGCCGTTGCCGCACAGGAGGAACAGGCCGGCAACGGAAAGGATCACGGCGACCCTAACGGTCTTGGGAATACGCTGGCGCAGCATGAGCGCCGAGATGACCGGCACCATGACGACGTTCAACCCGGTCAGGAAGGCGGTATTGGAGGCGCTGGTGTAGAGCAGCGCGACGGTCTGGAAGGCATAGGAACCGAACAGGAAGACCCCCATCAGGCACCCTTGGCGCAGGGTCCCCCTGTCCAGGCGCTTGCCCTTGATCATGCTGACCGGCAGGATCAGGGCGAAGGCCAGGATGAAGCGCTGGGCCAGAAATACGAACACATCGACGCTTGCCACGGCCTCCTTGACGACCGTGAAGGTCACCCCCCAGAAAAAGGTGGTGGTCAGCAGCAGCACTGCTGCTTTGAATCGGTTCATTGCGTAATGCTCCAGAATCTCGAGGAATGGTTTATTTTTATCAAAAATAGTAATATCCACATGTTTCATAAACGAAGGAGCCCGTGAGGGCAAGTAAAAAGCTGCGACATGGTGTCAATGGTTTCCGAAACGTTACGAACCGGTGTTTTTTTGTTGACAATACCGCGTTACATCCCCTAAAAGAACAGCGTGGTCTTACCATTATCGTTTACAGTTTAATGAAAAAGGAGAGGATCCAATGAAATTATTGCGTACGCTTACTGCAACTGCGGCCTTGCTGGCCGCTTTGTCCCTCACCGCATTTGCCGCCCCCAAGAGCATCAAGGTCGCCACCGACGCCACCTGGCCGCCGATGGAGATGGTTGACACGAACAAGCAGATCGTCGGCTATGATATCGACTTTTTGAAAGCCGTCGCCAAAGAGGCGGGCGTGGCGGCCGTGATCAAAAATACCGCGTGGGACGGCATCTTTGCCGGTCTTGATGCCGGCCAGTACGACGCCATCATCTCTTCCGTCACCATCACGAAAGAGCGCCAGGCAAAATATGATTTTACCGAGCCGTATACCAGCATCGGCCAAATCCTTGTCGTTCCCAAAACCAACAAAACCGCCAAGGTCATTGCCGACCTGAAGGGCAAGAAGGTCGGTGCCCAGATCGGCACGACAGGCGCCATGGAGATCAAGAAGGTCGCCGGCGTCGAACTCAAAACCTATGACGAGATCGGCTTGGCCTTCGAGGACATGGCAGCCGGCCGCATCTTCGGTGTGGTGTGCGACGAGCCGGTTGCCGCCCACTTTGCCCTCCAGAAAAAAGAGTACAAGGACAAATTCAAGATCGTCGGCAAATCCTTCACCAAGGAAGCCTACGGCATTGTCGTGAAAAAGGGTAACAAGGACCTGGTCGCCCTTCTCAACAAGGGGATCAAGGCGGTGAAGGCCAAGAAGCTGGACACCAAGATCCACACCAAGTGGGTGAAATAATTTGCTGAGGAGGGGCGGCTTCCCGGCCGCCCCTCCCCCTGCTCAACGCCCATGTCAAAGAACCCTACATCCCATACCCCCATAGATGTCGGCGACGGAGCCGCCATCCCCAACAAGAACGACGCCGGGTTGTTTACCGCCTGGCGCATCGCTTTTTTTGGCGCGATCTTCGTCTCCCTGTATCTTGCCTTTGGCAAGTCTGACCCTTATTACGAGATCTTCAAATTCGTCCCGGACGGCATCCTGGTCACCTTCAAGGTCACCCTCGGAGCCATCCTGCTGGCCACGTGCATCGGCCTGATCACCGGGCTGGGAAGAATCTCCGGCAACCGGTTCATCAACGGTGCCGCTTCACTGTATGTGGAGGTGATTCGCGGCATCCCGCTTCTGGTCCAAATCTTCTACATCTATTACGCCCTGGGCCGTTTCGTGAAAATCCCGGATATGCTGAGCGCCATCATCGCCATGGCCGTCTGCTACGGCGCCTACATGGGCGAAGTCTTCCGGGCCGGCATCCAGTCCATCCCCAAGGGGCAGATGGAGGCGGCCCTGTCCCTGGGCATGTCCCGCGGCCAGGCCATGCGGCAGGTCATTCTGCCCCAGGCTTTCAAGGTGGTGCTGCCCCCCATCGGCAATGAGTTCATCGCCCTGCTCAAGGACTCCTCCCTGGTCTCCATCCTGGCCGTCTCCGACCTGCTGCGCCGCGGCCGGGAGTATGCCTCGGAAACCTTCAGCTATTTTGAAACCTATACGGTTATCGCCCTGATCTACTTGGTCATGACCCTGTTTTTTTCCAAGTTGATCGGTATCATGGAGGAACGGCTCAATGCAGGAAAATAGCCGACTTATGATAGAGGCGCGCGGAGTCTCCAAGTTCTATGGGTCGTTCCAGGCGCTGAAGAATGTCTCCTTCAGCGTCCGGGACGGCGAAAAAGTGGTCATCATCGGCCCCAGCGGTTCGGGCAAGAGTACCATCCTGCGTTCCATCAACCGTCTTGAGACCATCGACCGGGGCACCATCATCGTGGACGGCATGGATGTCAGCGACCCGAAGGTCAATATCTGCAAGGTGCGGGAAGAGATCGGGATGGTGTTCCAGTCCTTCAACCTCTTTCCCCACAAGACCGTGCTGGAGAACCTGACCCTGGCCCAGACGGTCGTCCGCAAACGCAACCGGCGGGAAGCGGAACAAATTGCCCTGGAACTGCTCAAGAAGGTCGGCATCGCCGAGAAGGCCGCCGCCTATCCGGCCAAGCTCTCCGGCGGCCAGCAGCAACGGGTGGCCATTGCCCGCTCCCTGGCCATGAACCCCAAGGCGATCCTGTTCGACGAACCGACCTCGGCCCTTGATCCGGAGATGATCGGCGAGGTGCTGGACGTTATGAAGAACCTGGCCCAGGAAGGGATGACCATGGTGGTGGTGACCCACGAGATGGGTTTTGCCCGCGAGGTGGCCGACCGGGTCATTTTCATGGACCATGGCCAAATCGTGGAGGAAGGAACGCCGGAGCATTTCTTCACCAGTCCCGACCATGAGCGTGCCAAGCTGTTTCTGAGCCAAATACTGTAATGCGCAGTACGCGCACTCCCTTTGAAGGGGGGATGTAATCAGCAGAACATCACACACAAGGAGGAAGTACCATGAAAAGACGTAATGTCCTTGCAGCGCTGGCCATTCTCGGCGTGACCGCCGCTGCGACCACTCCGGCAATGGCGCTGGAAAACGAGTTCCACGGCATGTTCCAGGCGCAGTACATCAACTCCAACTTCAACGGAGCAG is a window from the Oryzomonas sagensis genome containing:
- the trmFO gene encoding methylenetetrahydrofolate--tRNA-(uracil(54)-C(5))-methyltransferase (FADH(2)-oxidizing) TrmFO, with the translated sequence METLTIIGAGLAGCEAAWQAAQRGVSVVLHEMKPERFSPAHHLAGLAELVCSNSLRGDSLENAVGLLKEELRRSGSLIMEAAEATRVPAGGALAVDRQLFSDYVTAKIAAHPLIRLERGEVTDLPAAGTVVVASGPLTSDALAEPLARLTGDRLYFYDAIAPIVAADSLDMATIFAASRYGKGDGDDYLNCPLNEAEYLRFVDELVKGEKVPARDFEKIVHFEGCMPVEEMAERGVETLRFGPMKPVGLADPRTGVEPHAVTQLRAENRERTMFNLVGFQTKLTWPEQRRIFRMIPGLERAEFVRLGSLHRNTFINAPALLLETQQLKSDPRIIFAGQITGVEGYVESAASGFLAGINAACLQQGRPLPVPPAETALGALVHHITNADVRHFQPMNVNYGLFPELAGRVKKKEKRQKLAERALEKLEDWRAGL
- a CDS encoding DMT family transporter yields the protein MNRFKAAVLLLTTTFFWGVTFTVVKEAVASVDVFVFLAQRFILAFALILPVSMIKGKRLDRGTLRQGCLMGVFLFGSYAFQTVALLYTSASNTAFLTGLNVVMVPVISALMLRQRIPKTVRVAVILSVAGLFLLCGNGSWHLTTGDILAAICALCVSLHLIYTGEFARQSDYYWLTAIQLGMVALLSTAGAVIRGKQVFIWHPQLLWTLIVCSLIATVFAFLVQTSMQRFISHTNTALIFCTEPVFAALYAWYAINERLGIYGLAGALLILGGMIVSILPEDLGRRAKGGGAEAEISVLDEYRAGE
- a CDS encoding basic amino acid ABC transporter substrate-binding protein, with product MKLLRTLTATAALLAALSLTAFAAPKSIKVATDATWPPMEMVDTNKQIVGYDIDFLKAVAKEAGVAAVIKNTAWDGIFAGLDAGQYDAIISSVTITKERQAKYDFTEPYTSIGQILVVPKTNKTAKVIADLKGKKVGAQIGTTGAMEIKKVAGVELKTYDEIGLAFEDMAAGRIFGVVCDEPVAAHFALQKKEYKDKFKIVGKSFTKEAYGIVVKKGNKDLVALLNKGIKAVKAKKLDTKIHTKWVK
- a CDS encoding amino acid ABC transporter permease encodes the protein MSKNPTSHTPIDVGDGAAIPNKNDAGLFTAWRIAFFGAIFVSLYLAFGKSDPYYEIFKFVPDGILVTFKVTLGAILLATCIGLITGLGRISGNRFINGAASLYVEVIRGIPLLVQIFYIYYALGRFVKIPDMLSAIIAMAVCYGAYMGEVFRAGIQSIPKGQMEAALSLGMSRGQAMRQVILPQAFKVVLPPIGNEFIALLKDSSLVSILAVSDLLRRGREYASETFSYFETYTVIALIYLVMTLFFSKLIGIMEERLNAGK
- a CDS encoding amino acid ABC transporter ATP-binding protein; the encoded protein is MIEARGVSKFYGSFQALKNVSFSVRDGEKVVIIGPSGSGKSTILRSINRLETIDRGTIIVDGMDVSDPKVNICKVREEIGMVFQSFNLFPHKTVLENLTLAQTVVRKRNRREAEQIALELLKKVGIAEKAAAYPAKLSGGQQQRVAIARSLAMNPKAILFDEPTSALDPEMIGEVLDVMKNLAQEGMTMVVVTHEMGFAREVADRVIFMDHGQIVEEGTPEHFFTSPDHERAKLFLSQIL